One Argentina anserina chromosome 6, drPotAnse1.1, whole genome shotgun sequence genomic window, TTCCGGATCTTCTTCCGCAGGTTTGTTTACGTTGGAGACTTCACTGTTTGTTTTATCCactatgttttagtttctgttTCTATGTCTTTTTTAAGGAGGTGTTGCAAAGCCAAATTAAAATGGCTGTTTGTCCAGAATTAGTAAAACTGAATAAATTTGAGTAAGGGTGGTTGTACAAAAAGTGAACTAACTTTGCTGCTAAATTAAGCCAGATTTTATGAAAATTCCATGGCTTGGACAAAAATGGTGTGTATTTAGTAGTCCCGAGTCCTGACCAATGAGCACAGTAAAATTTTAGCATTTATGTGAACCTTCATCTTTTGAGTGAAATCAATCGGATATGGCATACTTTAGTGGTATTAGCTCCCAAAGAGGAGAGAATGATGTACATTGGATTAGGTTTTGTCCGATGTTCCGTTTTGGATTAAATAAATTTTCCTGAGACTTGATTAGTCAGTATGATGATTGAATGAAAGTATGCGGGAAattgtaataaaaaaaaattgtagggTACCTGAATTAAAAAGCTCTGTCACCAACTTCCACTACTTTCTGCAGGACTTGAGAAATATTTTTGTCTATAGCAGGATCAAGCAGTAATAGGTCCAGTGCAATGGGAAAGGGTATCCGCAAATGTTGAAGAACCAGTGAAGACTGAGCTGGTTCTAACCAAAAAGATTACAAAGACTGAGCAAGACGCAGAAGTGACCAACTCAACTCCTATCTGCACTACAAGTTATCCATCATTTAACTGCACTAAGTCAAGGCGAAATCTCACTGAGGtaccaaagaagagaaattgCAATTAATGGAATCATAATTGAGCGAGTTGTAGATTCCATCTTTTAATCTATAAGCTTATACCAATTTCTCATCACAAAAACACAATAATAGGTCTAATcagtcttttttttattttcaggaggaaaaagaagaacGGAGAATACGAAGGATCTTGGCCAATAGAGAGTCAGCTAGGCAGACGATTCGCCGAAGGCAGGTAAGCTGTTCTTACGCTGCTATTTACAAATCTCAAGCACATCTTTTTGGATTATTTTTGTTCTGACCTCCCGTAACAAAAGAATGCCGCAATAAAAttactttcttcttctcaataTCAAGCTTGTGTTGATGctataatattaattaaaaagaattcTAATGGATAAGGTCAAAAGGTGAAGATGTTCCCAAGTATAGTCTTGCTGGCACATTTGTGTACCAAAAGTGTCAAGTCTATTCACGTCTATTCTTATTAATTCCAACTCATTAGTCGACCAAATAGACCTTCAAGTTTAGGTTGAAGTGAATATACGAGTTCCAAAATTAAAGTAAAACCTTTACATCTTTGTTGGTGTCGTTTTGAAGTATCCAATAGGAGTAGTGTTGAGaatatcttttttcttttatgcaCGGAGAACTCTTAAGAGTATGTATCCCTTGAGACAGGAGTATAGGTCCAGGACaagttgtaagttgtaacctTGATGCACATTCCTGAAGAGTTTCCTTAGTCTGTCGCTTGTTTGCACtgtgttttctttgtttatatTCCACACTTGACATGATATCAAAGGTACCTCTGGTCATATCATACGATCTAGTAATTATAATGTCTGTTTGGGGTTAGCTATTTTTATATGCTGTTATCCCAAAAATGTAGTTCTTTTTCTTCCCTAAAAATGTAGTGCTTTTTCTTCCCCCTGCATAATCAAACATatactgaaaataaaaaataaacatttcAGTTTCAGACTCTTTGGTTATAACGGCATGATCAGGGACGGATCTTAGTGTTACCTCACCTGGGCTTCACCAGTACGTTTATAACATCTTCTCTATTGATATAGGTCTAATCGTTCTGTTCCTCACATGCTTGTTTATCTCAGCCCATGCCATCTCCTCACGTCATACACATATAGTCTACGAAGTCTAACATTTGACTACTTGATCAAATCAGCAGCGATAGAGCACCCATTATAATTCTATTTCTTTGGTCAAACTATAATAATTCCAAATTGGGGCTCTCAGACTTACCAACTTCATAGGAAAATTATTTAGATATCAGTTCTACTATGAAAGCTTAAACGTGATCTATTCATTGTAAAGATTCAAATGCGGAGTGTGCAAATTTAATCTTTTATATAAGATTATGACATGAAAATTTAGCCCAGTCTATGAATGCATCCCTGGGCATGATATGAATGCATTTATATGCGACTGTATAGGATAGAGTTTGGATATTGTGCCACTTAGCTATTTAAATGAGTCAGCAAATAGACATGTGATTATCAcctgtttttcttttcctttgttaatcaaattccACTATGTTGATAACAGATTGCTTTCTTGGCCATGATGTATTGATAACTTTAACAAAGATGCATCTTTGCTTATGTTCAGGCTCTATGTGATGATCTGACTAAAAAAGCTGCAGATTTAACATTGGAGAATGAAAGTCTAAAGAGGGTATGTCATAGTCCACACAGTAGTTATACCAtaactattatatatatccaaCAGTTACTATCTTCATTTTCCAAATATAATTTCTGGGGCTTATTTAACATCATGTTACTAACTATATACATTTGGTGACTTGTTTTACTGAGAAGAAAAAGGTATTGGCCTTAAAACAATATCAGTCCTTGGAAGAAACAAATAGGCTCTTAAAATTTCAGGTAAATATGTCTGACATGGAAAAGATTTTATAATATTAATGTACTTCACATGCTGACATGCCCTCTGATTTGGCAGATGGCTAAGGCGAAAAAAGCAGAGATTGAGGAGACTGCTGATGAAAATATGTCAGCCTATATGAAAATACCGTCGTCTTCACCTACCAATTCCCCTTTGTTCTTGTTTAACCGTCCACCATTTACACCCGTTTTCTGGCCTTCTATCATTCAATCTTCAAATTCCATTCAGTTGCAGCAGGTACCACAAAATCCAATGGGGATTCCATCAAACATCTCTTTATCCTGTAATGTGACAGCTGATTCTTCACATGAACCTGGAAACCCCATAAACATTAACGGATCAAGAACCCCTATGTATGTATTTCCATGTCCTTGGTTCTTCCCTCATTATGAAAACGGGAATGTACTCGAACCTCAGTCGTCATGCctagaaattaaacaagaaggAGCTTTTTTTAATAGTCAGGGAATTGCTAGTTCATCTTCAAGAAATGCTGTACAGTTGGAAAACAACCAGTCAAGTTTCCCTGTTAGATTAGACACAGAAGCTTCTGGCACAGTAGAAACCAAACCAAGTACTGATCTAACTGAAAACCCAGCTCAGTTTCCTGACGATAGAGGTGACCAACATACAGGCATTCACCACAAGGAAGAAGAATCTCGAGAGATGTTTCTTCCTCTGCTTAACCGTGGAGGAGTCTCATCCAATATAAAGCATGAAAGTGAACTGCAGTTAGATGTTGGTGCCAATTTTGAAAAGTCTTCAACAGCAGGCCATCCATTTTCTGCCTTGACGGAGAAGAATAGTGAACCGATCATCTACCCCAGTAGGAAAATGGCGGACGCCATTGCAGCAGCTGAGGCGCgaaagaggaggaagaaactCACGAAGCTAAAGAACCTCCACGGACGTCAATGTCGAATGCAATGTTAAGCGTTGGGATCAAACATTGGGCAAGTAAAATCTTGTGATTTTCATGGGAGTCGTTTATTTCTTAGGGCTCCTTGCAGATGGAGAGCAGATCACAACCTATTATAGAAAGCTTTCTGAGGGTATGGATAAAAAGATGGTAGCCTGGAACTGGGGTACATCTTTGAGGCTTTTGGTTTTGCTTCATTGTATTATTTCATAAGAACACTGGAAATTTTGGTAACCCATCtattatatatgtagtttAATGCTTGCATTTTTCCTATTTTAAAGGATCAAATGCTCATTTCAGGATCAAAATGGAAAAATACTGGCCTACATTTGTCTAATGACGATGTAAAATGCAAGTCTGAACTAGAAGCAGAGGTTATAATGCGGTAGGCTTGTAGACTACGATGGGGCTCCTAACCCTGTGACTATTGTCATACCATTCTAGTAGAGCAGAGAGACTTCGTTTTTTCCCTTTCATCGGGCCACCCTTCACCACAACCGTGAAAGATCGCTTCTGATGTTTCTTATCGAATGTCAAGGTACCAGGGGTGACTCTTATGGAGAGGTCCTCAGGCGAAGTCACCTTTGCCTTGAACACCGAGCTACCGTAAGCAACATGCTTTACTGATCTATGGAACACGGCTGAAATGCCAGAGTTTGGATCCCACACCAGGTAGAACATTGAAGGATAGTTGAGGCCACCGCTGCCAGGTGTTGGTTTGAAGTCTGAGCATTTGTACTTCTTTTTACCCCCAATAAGCTTTCCAAGGCTGGTGCCGTTGTAGCCTTCCTTGCACAAGAAGCTGATGTAGTCGTTCATGGAAATGTCATAGACAAGGCCAGGATGCACTGCCTTCATTGGCCG contains:
- the LOC126798479 gene encoding uncharacterized protein LOC126798479 isoform X1, with the protein product MVCSEPTRSFPSYLASSSSSSSVSVGGEGAADPVMVKEELEAAEALADLAHLAMRENSGTESAGNWGVKGKRAKKRVKSESPPTPSSSSPVVPDLLPQQDQAVIGPVQWERVSANVEEPVKTELVLTKKITKTEQDAEVTNSTPICTTSYPSFNCTKSRRNLTEEEKEERRIRRILANRESARQTIRRRQALCDDLTKKAADLTLENESLKRKKVLALKQYQSLEETNRLLKFQMAKAKKAEIEETADENMSAYMKIPSSSPTNSPLFLFNRPPFTPVFWPSIIQSSNSIQLQQVPQNPMGIPSNISLSCNVTADSSHEPGNPININGSRTPMYVFPCPWFFPHYENGNVLEPQSSCLEIKQEGAFFNSQGIASSSSRNAVQLENNQSSFPVRLDTEASGTVETKPSTDLTENPAQFPDDRGDQHTGIHHKEEESREMFLPLLNRGGVSSNIKHESELQLDVGANFEKSSTAGHPFSALTEKNSEPIIYPSRKMADAIAAAEARKRRKKLTKLKNLHGRQCRMQC
- the LOC126798479 gene encoding uncharacterized protein LOC126798479 isoform X2, whose protein sequence is MVCSEPTRSFPSYLASSSSSSSVSVGGEGAADPVMVKEELEAAEALADLAHLAMRENSGTESAGNWGVKGKRAKKRVKSESPPTPSSSSPVVPDLLPQDQAVIGPVQWERVSANVEEPVKTELVLTKKITKTEQDAEVTNSTPICTTSYPSFNCTKSRRNLTEEEKEERRIRRILANRESARQTIRRRQALCDDLTKKAADLTLENESLKRKKVLALKQYQSLEETNRLLKFQMAKAKKAEIEETADENMSAYMKIPSSSPTNSPLFLFNRPPFTPVFWPSIIQSSNSIQLQQVPQNPMGIPSNISLSCNVTADSSHEPGNPININGSRTPMYVFPCPWFFPHYENGNVLEPQSSCLEIKQEGAFFNSQGIASSSSRNAVQLENNQSSFPVRLDTEASGTVETKPSTDLTENPAQFPDDRGDQHTGIHHKEEESREMFLPLLNRGGVSSNIKHESELQLDVGANFEKSSTAGHPFSALTEKNSEPIIYPSRKMADAIAAAEARKRRKKLTKLKNLHGRQCRMQC